One window from the genome of Pseudalkalibacillus hwajinpoensis encodes:
- a CDS encoding MIP/aquaporin family protein, translating to MTPFIGEILGTMILIIFGGGVVANVNLKDSKAQGGGWIVVALGWGLGVAMGVYAVGQVSGAHLNPAVTLGLAAVGDFPWSDVPSYITAQMIGAFLGGCIVYFHFLPHFRREDDKALKLAVFSTDPAIPHTFSNFLSEFIGTAMLLIGLLAIGSNEFTDGLNPFIVGFLIVAIGLSLGGTTGYAINPARDLGPRIAHFFLPIPGKGDSNWQYAWIPVIGPVCGGMYGAILFKAVTEASYGMIFWIATVITAILFIVLYQLSDKLQDSVHSSSEAKN from the coding sequence TTGACTCCATTTATTGGTGAAATATTAGGAACTATGATTTTAATTATTTTTGGTGGTGGCGTTGTTGCAAACGTTAACTTAAAAGATTCTAAAGCTCAGGGAGGTGGATGGATCGTTGTAGCCCTCGGTTGGGGACTTGGTGTTGCGATGGGTGTTTATGCTGTTGGACAAGTTAGTGGGGCTCACCTCAATCCAGCTGTAACATTAGGACTAGCTGCCGTTGGCGATTTTCCATGGAGCGATGTACCGAGCTACATAACGGCGCAAATGATTGGTGCATTCCTCGGTGGATGTATTGTATATTTTCATTTTCTACCTCATTTTCGTAGAGAAGATGATAAAGCGCTTAAATTAGCTGTTTTTTCTACTGACCCTGCTATACCGCATACGTTCAGCAACTTTTTAAGTGAGTTTATTGGGACGGCTATGCTTTTAATTGGGTTACTAGCGATTGGTTCTAATGAATTTACAGATGGACTGAATCCATTCATCGTTGGTTTTCTCATTGTAGCTATTGGTCTATCACTAGGCGGTACGACTGGTTACGCCATTAACCCTGCTCGTGATCTTGGTCCAAGAATCGCACACTTTTTCTTACCTATTCCAGGTAAAGGTGATTCGAATTGGCAATATGCATGGATTCCAGTTATAGGGCCAGTGTGTGGGGGAATGTATGGAGCCATTCTTTTTAAAGCGGTAACAGAAGCAAGTTATGGTATGATTTTCTGGATAGCTACAGTGATTACAGCCATTTTATTTATTGTGTTATATCAGCTTAGTGATAAACTTCAAGATTCTGTTCACTCTTCTTCAGAGGCTAAAAATTAA
- the glpK gene encoding glycerol kinase GlpK yields MSEKFILSLDQGTTSSRAILFNKKGEIVNVAQKEFKQYFPKAGWVEHDAQEIWSSILSVMAQVLSSTSELSAKDIEAIGITNQRETTVVWDKNTGKPIYHAIVWQSRQTAGIVNELKEQGYGEMVRDKTGLLIDAYFSGTKVKWILDNVDGAREKAENGDLLFGTIDSWLIWKLSGGKAHVTDYTNASRTMMYNIYDLKWDDELLEMLNVPKSMLPEVRPSSEVYANTVDYHFFGQNVPIAGVAGDQQAALFGQACYEKGMAKNTYGTGCFMLMNTGEKAVKSDNGLLTTIAWGVDGKVEYALEGSIFVAGSAIQWLRDGLRMFNEAPESERYAERVESTDGVYMVPAFVGLGTPYWDSDVKGAVFGLTRGTSKEHFVRATLESLAYQTRDVLDAMTADSGIDLKTLRVDGGVVNNSFLMQFQSDIIGVPVERPTVSETTALGAAYLAGLATGYWKNKEEIKKQWMIDHTFDPQMKEDQREELYGGWKKAVNATMAFK; encoded by the coding sequence ATGTCAGAGAAGTTCATTCTATCATTAGACCAAGGAACTACGAGTTCACGTGCCATTTTGTTTAATAAGAAAGGTGAAATTGTAAACGTTGCTCAAAAAGAATTTAAGCAGTATTTTCCTAAGGCTGGTTGGGTTGAGCACGATGCTCAAGAAATCTGGAGCTCTATTCTTTCGGTAATGGCTCAAGTTCTTTCGTCCACTTCTGAGTTGTCTGCGAAAGACATTGAAGCCATCGGGATTACAAATCAACGTGAAACAACAGTTGTTTGGGATAAAAATACTGGTAAGCCAATCTACCATGCAATTGTATGGCAGTCTCGCCAAACAGCCGGAATCGTCAATGAATTAAAAGAACAGGGCTATGGAGAAATGGTTCGAGATAAAACTGGTCTTCTAATCGATGCTTACTTTTCTGGAACGAAAGTTAAATGGATTCTGGATAATGTTGATGGTGCACGCGAGAAGGCTGAGAATGGGGATCTTCTCTTTGGTACAATTGATTCCTGGTTGATCTGGAAACTTTCTGGTGGGAAAGCACACGTGACGGATTATACAAATGCTTCTCGTACGATGATGTATAACATTTATGACTTGAAATGGGACGATGAGTTGCTTGAAATGCTGAATGTTCCTAAGTCAATGCTTCCTGAAGTTCGCCCATCTTCTGAAGTATATGCTAATACAGTCGATTACCACTTCTTCGGTCAGAATGTCCCAATTGCTGGGGTGGCCGGAGACCAGCAAGCAGCATTATTTGGTCAGGCATGTTATGAAAAAGGAATGGCTAAGAACACATATGGTACAGGTTGTTTCATGCTTATGAATACAGGTGAAAAAGCGGTTAAGTCAGATAATGGACTTCTCACGACAATCGCATGGGGCGTTGATGGAAAAGTGGAATATGCTCTTGAAGGTAGTATTTTCGTCGCGGGATCAGCAATTCAATGGCTAAGAGACGGATTACGTATGTTTAACGAAGCACCAGAAAGTGAGCGCTATGCGGAACGCGTTGAGTCAACAGACGGTGTGTATATGGTACCTGCCTTTGTTGGTCTTGGTACACCTTATTGGGATAGCGATGTAAAAGGTGCTGTATTTGGATTAACAAGAGGAACGAGTAAGGAGCACTTTGTTCGTGCAACTCTTGAATCACTTGCTTATCAAACAAGAGATGTTCTTGATGCGATGACAGCTGATTCTGGCATCGACTTGAAAACACTTCGCGTCGATGGAGGCGTAGTAAACAATAGCTTCTTGATGCAATTCCAGAGCGATATCATTGGTGTACCTGTTGAGCGTCCGACTGTTAGTGAGACGACTGCACTTGGTGCAGCTTATCTTGCAGGACTTGCGACAGGATATTGGAAGAATAAAGAAGAGATCAAAAAGCAATGGATGATTGATCACACGTTTGATCCTCAAATGAAAGAAGATCAGAGAGAAGAGCTTTACGGAGGATGGAAGAAAGCTGTAAATGCTACAATGGCTTTTAAATAA
- a CDS encoding phage holin family protein: protein MRHWIVSLLVNSIVLMVVAGYFEGFYLQGIGSAILASVLLAIVNVFVKPILILLTLPVTIVTLGLFLIVINAITLMITAFLMGEAFVIDGFMMAILAALIIGLLNLLIDKVIIEPIRNKA from the coding sequence ATGCGCCACTGGATTGTAAGCTTACTCGTCAACAGTATAGTATTAATGGTCGTAGCAGGATATTTTGAAGGTTTTTACCTTCAAGGAATCGGGTCGGCTATACTGGCAAGCGTGCTCCTTGCAATTGTGAATGTTTTTGTGAAGCCGATTTTAATTTTACTTACGCTTCCTGTTACGATTGTCACTCTGGGTCTGTTTCTCATTGTCATTAATGCTATTACGCTTATGATAACGGCCTTTTTAATGGGAGAAGCTTTCGTAATTGATGGTTTTATGATGGCCATTCTTGCTGCGCTTATTATAGGTTTGTTGAACTTGTTAATTGATAAAGTGATTATCGAACCTATTCGTAATAAAGCCTAA
- the uvrA gene encoding excinuclease ABC subunit UvrA: MANDEIVVKGARAHNLKNIDVSIPRDKLVVVTGLSGSGKSSLAFDTIYAEGQRRYVESLSAYARQFLGQMDKPDVDAIEGLSPAISIDQKTTSRNPRSTVGTVTEIYDYLRLLFARIGRPVCPRHGVEITSQTIEQMVDRILTYEERTKLQILSPVVSGRKGEHVKVLEDIKKQGYVRVRVDGEMMEVADEISLEKNKKHSIEVVIDRIVVKEGVQSRLADSLETALNLGGGQVIVDVMGQEELLFNQHHSCPYCGFSIGELEPRLFSFNSPFGACPSCDGLGLKLEVDLDLVIPDWDKSLREHAIAPWEPVSSNYYPQLLQSVCNHFGIDMDTPVDKIPRAQLDKVLYGSDGEKVYFRYENDFGQVRENNVPFEGVIPNVERRYRETSSDYIREQMEAYMAQKPCPTCKGYRLKKEARSVLINGKHIGEATEYAIKDAAGFFDQLDLTAKEATIGKMILREIQDRLGFLVNVGLDYLTLNRSAGTLSGGEAQRIRLATQVGSRLMGVLYILDEPSIGLHQRDNDRLISTLQNMRDLGNTLIVVEHDEDTMLAADHIIDIGPGAGAHGGYITSEGSPAEIMNDEDSLTGEYLSGKKFIPVPTERRKPDGRYIEIVGAKENNLKNTKAKIPIGLFTCVTGVSGSGKSTLINEILYKALAQKLHKAKDKPGEHKKINGLENVDKVIDIDQSPIGRTPRSNPATYTGVFDDIRDVFAQTNEAKVRGYKKGRFSFNVKGGRCEACRGDGIIKIEMHFLPDVYVPCEVCHGKRYNRETLEIEYKGMNIADILEMTVEDGLDFFKNIPKINRKLQTLYDVGLSYIKLGQPATTVSGGEAQRVKLASQLYKRSTGKTLYILDEPTTGLHVDDISRLLEVLQRLVENGDSVLIIEHNLDVIKTADYLIDLGPEGGDGGGEIIATGTPEKIVKEERSYTGSYLAPILERDKNRMKKRLEQTQSV, encoded by the coding sequence ATGGCAAACGATGAGATCGTCGTCAAAGGGGCAAGAGCCCATAATTTAAAAAATATAGATGTATCGATCCCAAGAGATAAGCTTGTTGTTGTAACAGGCTTATCAGGATCAGGAAAATCATCTCTAGCGTTTGATACGATTTATGCAGAAGGACAGAGACGGTATGTTGAATCGTTATCAGCATATGCAAGACAATTTCTTGGACAGATGGATAAGCCGGATGTAGATGCTATTGAAGGTCTGTCTCCCGCCATTTCTATTGATCAAAAGACAACGAGTCGTAACCCTCGTTCAACGGTTGGAACGGTAACCGAGATTTATGACTACCTCCGTCTTCTATTTGCAAGAATCGGACGTCCTGTTTGTCCACGTCATGGCGTAGAAATTACGTCACAGACGATCGAGCAAATGGTTGATCGGATACTGACTTATGAAGAGCGAACTAAGCTTCAAATTCTATCCCCAGTCGTTTCAGGTCGTAAAGGCGAACATGTGAAAGTATTAGAAGATATTAAGAAGCAAGGCTATGTTCGCGTACGAGTAGATGGAGAGATGATGGAAGTTGCGGATGAGATCTCGCTAGAAAAAAACAAGAAACATTCCATTGAAGTTGTGATTGATCGTATTGTAGTGAAAGAAGGCGTTCAATCAAGATTAGCAGATTCACTTGAAACCGCCCTTAATCTTGGAGGTGGCCAGGTGATCGTAGATGTGATGGGGCAGGAAGAGCTTCTTTTCAATCAGCATCATTCCTGTCCGTACTGTGGTTTTTCAATCGGGGAATTGGAGCCGAGATTATTTTCGTTTAATAGTCCATTTGGTGCTTGTCCTTCTTGTGACGGCTTAGGACTGAAACTTGAAGTGGATCTTGACCTAGTCATACCGGATTGGGACAAATCCCTTCGAGAACATGCCATTGCACCTTGGGAGCCGGTAAGTTCCAATTACTACCCACAGCTACTTCAAAGTGTTTGTAATCATTTTGGAATTGATATGGATACCCCAGTAGACAAAATTCCTAGAGCACAGCTCGATAAAGTGCTTTATGGTAGCGATGGGGAAAAAGTTTACTTCCGTTATGAAAATGATTTTGGGCAGGTTCGTGAAAATAACGTTCCTTTTGAAGGAGTTATTCCAAACGTTGAACGACGCTATCGTGAAACTAGTTCAGATTATATCCGTGAGCAAATGGAAGCCTATATGGCACAAAAACCTTGTCCAACTTGTAAAGGTTATCGATTAAAGAAAGAAGCTCGCTCTGTCTTAATTAATGGAAAGCATATTGGCGAAGCAACGGAATATGCGATTAAAGATGCTGCTGGCTTTTTTGATCAGTTGGATTTAACTGCAAAAGAAGCTACAATCGGAAAAATGATTTTACGAGAAATCCAGGATCGACTTGGCTTCCTTGTCAATGTTGGTTTGGATTATTTAACGCTTAACCGATCAGCTGGTACATTATCCGGAGGTGAAGCGCAGCGGATTAGACTTGCAACCCAGGTAGGATCAAGATTAATGGGTGTACTGTATATTTTGGATGAACCGTCTATCGGACTACATCAGCGTGATAACGATCGTTTAATATCAACCCTTCAGAACATGCGGGATCTTGGAAATACACTTATCGTTGTGGAGCATGATGAAGATACGATGTTAGCAGCAGATCATATTATTGATATTGGACCTGGTGCAGGAGCCCACGGTGGATATATTACGTCAGAAGGCTCGCCTGCTGAAATAATGAATGACGAGGATTCTTTAACAGGGGAATATCTATCAGGCAAGAAATTTATCCCTGTTCCGACTGAGCGTCGAAAACCAGACGGTCGATATATTGAAATAGTAGGGGCAAAAGAAAATAATCTAAAAAACACGAAGGCGAAGATTCCAATTGGATTATTCACCTGTGTAACGGGTGTATCTGGCTCAGGTAAAAGTACACTTATTAATGAAATTTTATATAAGGCACTTGCTCAGAAACTCCATAAAGCAAAGGATAAACCAGGTGAGCACAAGAAGATAAATGGACTCGAGAATGTGGATAAAGTCATTGATATCGATCAGTCTCCAATTGGCCGTACGCCACGGTCAAATCCTGCAACGTATACAGGAGTTTTTGATGACATTCGTGATGTTTTTGCACAAACAAATGAAGCAAAAGTTCGCGGGTATAAGAAGGGACGATTCAGCTTTAACGTCAAAGGTGGACGTTGTGAAGCTTGTCGTGGTGATGGGATTATTAAAATTGAAATGCACTTCTTGCCAGACGTTTATGTGCCGTGTGAAGTATGTCATGGCAAACGCTATAATCGTGAAACGCTTGAAATTGAATACAAGGGTATGAATATTGCCGATATTCTTGAGATGACGGTAGAAGATGGTCTAGATTTCTTTAAAAACATTCCAAAGATTAATCGTAAACTTCAAACGCTTTATGATGTCGGATTAAGCTATATTAAATTAGGTCAGCCTGCAACAACCGTATCCGGTGGTGAAGCGCAGCGTGTGAAGCTAGCTTCACAACTATACAAACGTTCAACGGGTAAAACCCTATATATTCTTGATGAACCGACTACGGGATTACATGTAGACGATATTTCAAGGTTACTGGAAGTTTTACAGAGACTTGTTGAAAACGGTGATTCTGTCCTCATTATTGAGCATAATCTAGATGTCATCAAAACCGCTGATTACCTCATTGATCTTGGACCTGAAGGTGGCGACGGTGGTGGTGAAATCATTGCAACTGGCACACCAGAAAAAATTGTGAAAGAAGAGCGTTCCTATACGGGAAGTTACCTTGCCCCAATTCTAGAGCGTGATAAGAACCGGATGAAGAAAAGGTTAGAACAAACACAGTCAGTATAA
- a CDS encoding DUF4097 family beta strand repeat-containing protein: MNEERRMILKMIEDGKISADEGAKLLKALGTNEKSEETKQEKSSDSNADRSAPAYRVGQFVESLIQKVKDMDLDFNFGSSEEVSHVFEQSEVSTETLDVHVRNGEITFQTWDRNDVKIDCRANVYRVSNQKDAMDKLLRETYFSVDNDKVTFKSERADVKVNLVIYVPAKEYQGVWITTFNGDVTGEGMNSAKAKLKTGNGKIGIRKSTVKVLEAETGNGAISVEDTNGEVCELETANGPITIDGTFVEADAQSMNGAIRHTLTNPVSGSADLKTVNGTIQIVVPKGMNIKGDLKSTIGAITTDLDHMSIIREKKEISHRLKKFRTEEESEHNYRIEANSTAGSISVSYL, translated from the coding sequence ATGAATGAAGAACGTAGAATGATTTTGAAAATGATTGAAGATGGTAAAATATCAGCTGATGAGGGTGCGAAACTGTTAAAAGCTCTTGGCACAAACGAAAAATCCGAAGAAACGAAGCAAGAGAAGTCTTCAGATTCTAACGCGGATCGGTCGGCTCCAGCATATAGAGTAGGTCAATTCGTTGAGTCGCTCATACAAAAAGTAAAGGATATGGATCTTGATTTCAACTTTGGTTCTTCTGAAGAGGTTTCCCATGTTTTTGAACAATCAGAGGTTTCGACGGAGACACTTGATGTTCATGTTCGAAATGGGGAAATTACATTCCAGACATGGGACCGTAACGACGTAAAAATTGATTGTCGTGCTAATGTTTACAGAGTGTCTAATCAAAAAGATGCCATGGATAAGCTTCTCCGTGAAACGTACTTTTCCGTTGATAATGATAAAGTAACTTTTAAATCAGAACGTGCCGATGTGAAAGTGAATTTAGTCATTTATGTTCCTGCTAAAGAATATCAAGGTGTATGGATAACGACCTTCAATGGTGACGTTACAGGTGAAGGAATGAACTCTGCGAAAGCTAAGTTAAAAACAGGGAATGGTAAAATTGGCATTCGAAAATCTACGGTGAAAGTGCTTGAAGCTGAGACCGGAAACGGCGCAATTTCTGTAGAAGATACAAATGGAGAAGTTTGTGAGCTCGAGACAGCAAACGGCCCAATTACAATTGATGGGACATTTGTTGAAGCTGATGCGCAATCCATGAACGGAGCTATTCGTCATACTCTTACCAATCCAGTAAGCGGAAGTGCAGACCTTAAAACAGTAAACGGTACGATTCAAATTGTTGTGCCGAAGGGTATGAATATTAAAGGTGATCTAAAATCGACGATTGGAGCGATTACGACTGACCTTGATCATATGAGTATTATTCGCGAGAAGAAAGAAATTTCTCACCGATTGAAGAAGTTTAGAACAGAAGAAGAATCAGAACATAACTATCGAATTGAAGCCAATTCGACTGCTGGTTCGATTTCAGTGTCGTATCTTTAA
- the uvrB gene encoding excinuclease ABC subunit UvrB: MEKKFELVSDYEPQGDQPEAIKKLVQGVHNNERHQTLLGATGTGKTFTMSNVIQEVNKPTLIIAHNKTLAGQLYSEFKEYFPHNAVEYFVSYYDYYQPEAYIPQSDTFIEKDASINDEIDKLRHSATSSLFERNDVIIVASVSCIYGLGNPEEYRSLVLSIRKGMEKDRDQLLRDMVDIQYSRNDINFTRGTFRVRGDVVEIFPVSRDEHCIRVEFFGDEIDRITEVNSLTGEILGEREHVAIFPASHFVTREEKLKIAIQRIEAELEERLKVLNEEGKLLEAQRLEQRTRYDVEMMAEMGFCSGIENYSRHLTLREAGATPYTLMDYFPDDFLIMVDESHVTLPQVRGMYNGDQARKGVLVDHGFRLPSAKDNRPLRFEEFEEKAHQFVYVSATPGPYEEEHSTKVVEQIIRPTGLLDPTIEIRPIEGQIDDLLDEINQRSARNERVLVTTLTKKMSEDLTDYLLEMGVKVRYLHSEIKTLERIEIIRDLRLGVFDVLVGINLLREGLDIPEVSLVTILDADKEGFLRSERSLIQTIGRAARNSGGHVILYADKITNSMEVAMNETSRRREIQQEYNAKYGITPTTIQKKVREGIRATIAAEDGEEYKIPKQGKMTKQERAKVIENVETEMKEAARELNFERAAELRDLLLELKAEG; encoded by the coding sequence GTGGAAAAAAAGTTCGAGTTGGTATCTGATTATGAGCCTCAAGGCGACCAGCCAGAAGCCATTAAGAAACTTGTACAAGGTGTTCATAATAATGAACGCCACCAAACGTTGCTCGGCGCAACAGGAACTGGTAAAACGTTCACAATGTCTAACGTGATACAAGAGGTGAATAAACCGACCCTCATTATTGCGCACAATAAAACTCTTGCTGGTCAATTATATAGTGAATTTAAGGAGTACTTTCCGCATAACGCTGTGGAATATTTTGTAAGCTATTATGATTATTATCAACCAGAAGCGTACATACCTCAATCGGATACATTCATCGAAAAAGATGCAAGTATTAATGACGAAATAGATAAACTACGACATTCTGCAACATCAAGTTTGTTTGAGCGTAATGACGTCATAATTGTAGCAAGTGTTTCTTGTATTTATGGTCTTGGTAATCCAGAGGAATACAGAAGTCTAGTACTTTCAATTCGAAAAGGAATGGAAAAAGATCGTGATCAACTGTTGCGCGATATGGTCGATATTCAATATTCCCGGAATGATATTAATTTCACACGTGGTACATTCCGCGTTAGAGGAGACGTTGTGGAAATTTTCCCTGTCTCACGAGATGAACACTGTATTCGCGTCGAATTTTTTGGAGATGAAATTGACCGTATCACTGAAGTGAATTCCCTAACAGGTGAAATTCTTGGAGAAAGAGAGCACGTGGCTATATTCCCGGCTTCCCACTTCGTTACCCGTGAAGAAAAGTTAAAAATCGCGATACAGCGAATTGAAGCTGAGCTTGAAGAGAGACTGAAGGTTTTAAATGAAGAAGGCAAACTTCTTGAAGCTCAACGACTTGAACAGCGCACAAGATACGATGTTGAAATGATGGCTGAAATGGGCTTTTGTTCAGGAATTGAAAACTATTCTAGGCATTTGACACTAAGAGAAGCAGGAGCAACGCCATATACATTAATGGACTACTTTCCAGATGATTTCTTAATTATGGTTGATGAATCTCACGTTACGCTTCCCCAAGTAAGAGGAATGTACAATGGAGATCAGGCAAGAAAAGGTGTGTTAGTGGATCATGGATTCCGCTTGCCATCAGCAAAAGATAATCGCCCACTTCGCTTTGAAGAATTTGAAGAGAAGGCTCATCAATTTGTTTATGTATCTGCAACGCCAGGACCATATGAAGAAGAACATTCAACCAAAGTTGTTGAACAAATTATCCGTCCAACCGGTCTGCTTGATCCAACAATTGAAATTCGTCCTATCGAAGGTCAGATTGATGACCTATTAGATGAAATCAATCAGCGGTCTGCACGTAATGAACGGGTACTTGTGACGACGCTCACGAAAAAGATGTCAGAGGATTTAACGGATTATTTGCTTGAAATGGGGGTAAAGGTACGTTACCTTCACTCTGAAATAAAGACGCTCGAGCGAATTGAAATTATTCGTGATCTCCGATTAGGTGTATTTGACGTTCTTGTTGGTATTAACCTTCTAAGGGAAGGTCTTGATATCCCAGAAGTATCTCTTGTTACAATTTTAGATGCAGATAAGGAAGGGTTCTTACGATCTGAGCGTTCTTTAATTCAAACAATCGGACGTGCTGCCCGAAATTCAGGTGGCCATGTTATCTTGTATGCTGATAAAATTACCAATTCAATGGAAGTGGCCATGAATGAAACGAGTCGTAGAAGAGAAATACAACAAGAATACAACGCAAAATATGGCATTACGCCGACAACAATTCAAAAGAAAGTGCGTGAAGGTATAAGAGCAACGATTGCAGCTGAAGATGGAGAAGAATATAAGATTCCTAAGCAAGGTAAGATGACGAAGCAAGAGCGTGCTAAAGTGATTGAAAATGTGGAAACTGAAATGAAGGAAGCTGCACGAGAACTGAATTTCGAACGTGCTGCAGAACTTCGTGACCTACTATTAGAGCTTAAAGCGGAAGGATGA
- a CDS encoding glycerol-3-phosphate responsive antiterminator, with the protein MSFHNQSILPAVRKMRDFETLLNSKYTYIVLLDTHIGQLKSVIKEGNRAGKKILLHADLVQGLRNDEHGAEFLCQEVKPAGLISTRSSVLSVAKRRGILSVQRLFMLDSMALDTSYSMVRNTKPDCVEVLPGIIPQVFEELHEQIKVPIFAGGFIRSVEDVEAALRGGAAAVTTSKKELWRHFQPN; encoded by the coding sequence ATGTCATTTCATAACCAGAGCATTTTGCCTGCTGTTAGGAAGATGCGTGATTTTGAAACATTATTGAACAGTAAGTATACATATATCGTGCTTTTAGATACGCACATTGGTCAGTTGAAATCGGTGATTAAGGAAGGGAATCGAGCAGGGAAAAAGATTCTTCTTCATGCTGATTTAGTTCAAGGGTTAAGGAATGATGAACATGGTGCAGAATTTCTCTGTCAGGAAGTAAAGCCTGCTGGATTAATTTCTACAAGATCGAGCGTTCTTTCCGTTGCTAAACGGAGAGGGATTCTTTCTGTGCAGCGTTTGTTTATGCTTGATTCAATGGCCCTTGATACCAGTTACAGCATGGTCAGAAATACGAAGCCAGACTGTGTTGAGGTATTGCCTGGTATCATTCCGCAGGTTTTTGAAGAGCTTCATGAACAAATTAAAGTACCTATTTTCGCAGGAGGATTTATTCGTTCAGTAGAGGATGTAGAAGCGGCGTTAAGAGGTGGTGCTGCTGCTGTAACAACCTCTAAGAAAGAGCTGTGGAGACATTTCCAACCAAATTAA
- a CDS encoding DUF4870 domain-containing protein has translation MSVEKVMSSLCYFSVFFAPFLFPIIVYFVVKDEEVSYHAKRSIVSHLLPFLTILLALVAVFMMDIGVVIILGFLLFSLLNVIVFVWNIVKGIQVLRW, from the coding sequence ATGTCTGTTGAGAAAGTGATGTCCTCCCTTTGTTATTTTAGCGTTTTTTTCGCACCGTTTCTTTTCCCAATCATCGTTTATTTTGTGGTGAAGGATGAAGAAGTCTCTTACCATGCGAAGCGCTCGATAGTTTCTCATCTCCTTCCATTCCTCACTATCCTTCTTGCGTTGGTGGCTGTTTTTATGATGGATATAGGAGTTGTGATCATTTTAGGTTTTTTATTGTTTAGTTTACTAAATGTCATTGTGTTTGTTTGGAACATTGTCAAAGGTATTCAGGTTCTCCGCTGGTAA